The Pseudofrankia inefficax genome window below encodes:
- a CDS encoding thiamine pyrophosphate-dependent enzyme produces MRRVGAGDLSDDECGVRLLGPDGVMREHPRFASLLSAEDLRSCYGAMLRARHLDDQATALQRQGELALWIPLRGQEAAQVGSVRAALTSDFVFPSYREHAVAWDRGLPAVEVLRLLRGSTHGGWNPADHNLANYALVLASQTLHAVGYALGLQLDAQRGHADVATVVPEAAGNAIVGRPRILGDGAPNADAEELLGRPTIEGERKASGSPDELVGRPTNIRERATVGRPTNAEHGPGAAVLVYLGDGAMSQGDANEAFVWAASFAAPVVFFCTNNQWAISTPASRQSRVPLADRANGFGFPGVRVDGNDVVAVHSVTSWALERARRGDGPTLIEAYTYRMGPHTTSDDPARYRPAEQEAVWRARDPIDRVARLLASDHDDAWFAAQRAEAEQAAVRLREAVLALPEPRPDAFFDDVLVTETDEARAERARFRAYQESFQA; encoded by the coding sequence GGCGCTGGAGATCTGTCTGACGACGAGTGCGGGGTACGGCTGCTGGGACCTGACGGGGTGATGCGGGAACATCCCCGTTTCGCCTCGCTGCTCAGCGCCGAGGACCTCCGGAGCTGCTATGGCGCGATGCTGCGCGCCCGTCATCTCGACGACCAGGCGACCGCCCTGCAACGGCAGGGGGAGCTCGCGCTGTGGATCCCGCTGCGGGGTCAGGAGGCGGCGCAGGTCGGCTCGGTGCGCGCCGCGCTGACCAGCGACTTCGTCTTCCCCAGCTACCGCGAGCACGCCGTGGCCTGGGACCGCGGACTGCCCGCGGTGGAGGTCCTGCGGCTGCTGCGGGGCAGCACCCACGGGGGCTGGAACCCGGCCGACCACAACCTGGCGAACTACGCGCTGGTGCTCGCCAGCCAGACGCTGCATGCCGTTGGTTATGCCCTCGGTCTTCAGCTTGATGCGCAGCGTGGCCACGCGGATGTGGCCACCGTCGTCCCGGAGGCTGCCGGAAATGCGATTGTCGGACGTCCGAGAATCTTGGGAGATGGTGCGCCGAATGCCGACGCGGAAGAACTCCTAGGACGTCCGACAATCGAGGGGGAAAGAAAGGCCTCGGGGAGTCCCGATGAATTGGTCGGACGTCCTACTAATATCCGTGAACGGGCAACCGTCGGACGTCCTACTAACGCGGAGCATGGTCCCGGCGCGGCCGTGCTCGTCTATCTCGGGGACGGCGCGATGAGCCAGGGCGACGCCAACGAGGCGTTCGTCTGGGCCGCCAGCTTCGCCGCCCCCGTGGTCTTCTTCTGCACCAACAACCAGTGGGCGATCTCGACACCGGCGTCCAGGCAGTCGCGGGTCCCGCTGGCCGACCGGGCGAACGGCTTCGGCTTCCCCGGCGTGCGGGTCGACGGCAACGACGTCGTCGCCGTGCACAGCGTCACCTCGTGGGCGCTGGAGCGGGCCCGCCGCGGCGACGGCCCGACCCTCATCGAGGCCTACACCTACCGGATGGGCCCGCACACCACGTCCGACGACCCGGCCCGTTACCGCCCGGCCGAGCAGGAGGCCGTCTGGCGCGCGCGCGACCCGATCGACCGGGTCGCCCGCCTGCTCGCGTCCGACCACGACGATGCCTGGTTCGCCGCCCAGCGCGCCGAGGCCGAGCAGGCCGCGGTCCGGCTGCGGGAGGCGGTCCTCGCGCTGCCGGAGCCGCGGCCGGACGCGTTCTTCGACGACGTCCTCGTTACCGAGACCGACGAGGCCCGCGCCGAGCGGGCCCGCTTCCGGGCCTACCAGGAGTCCTTTCAGGCATGA
- a CDS encoding alpha-ketoacid dehydrogenase subunit beta, protein MAADDRVVLLGEDVGRLGGVFRITDGLQDAFGEHRVVDTPLGEAGIVGAAVGLAMRGYRPVCEIQFDGFVYPAFDQIVTQLARLHQRSGGHLRMPVTIRIPYGGGIGAVEHHSESPEAYFAHTPGLRLLTPSTAADGYQLLRAAVACDDPVIFFEPKRRYWERGPLAAAEDPPLPLDRARVARPGSDVTVIAYGPTVRTCLDAATAAEADGRAVEVVDLRSLAPVDWPTLTASVRRTGRAVVVHEATVTGGLGAEIAARLTEECFYHLEAPVGRVGGYHTPYPPARLEKDYLPDLDRILDAVDRTFSYGTTS, encoded by the coding sequence ATGGCGGCCGACGACCGGGTCGTCCTGCTCGGAGAGGACGTCGGCCGGCTCGGCGGCGTGTTCCGGATCACCGACGGCCTGCAGGACGCCTTCGGTGAGCACCGGGTGGTCGACACCCCGCTCGGCGAGGCCGGCATCGTCGGCGCCGCCGTCGGCCTGGCCATGCGCGGCTACCGGCCGGTCTGCGAGATCCAGTTCGACGGGTTCGTCTACCCGGCCTTCGACCAGATCGTCACCCAGCTCGCCCGCCTGCACCAGCGCTCCGGCGGCCACCTGCGGATGCCGGTGACCATCCGCATCCCATATGGCGGTGGGATCGGCGCCGTCGAGCACCACAGCGAGTCCCCGGAGGCGTACTTCGCGCACACCCCAGGGCTGCGGCTGTTGACGCCCTCGACCGCCGCGGACGGCTACCAGCTGTTGCGCGCGGCGGTCGCCTGCGACGACCCGGTGATCTTCTTCGAGCCCAAGCGGCGCTACTGGGAGCGAGGCCCGCTGGCCGCGGCCGAGGACCCGCCGCTGCCGCTGGACCGGGCCCGGGTCGCCCGCCCTGGCAGCGACGTCACGGTGATCGCCTACGGGCCGACGGTGCGCACCTGCCTGGACGCCGCGACCGCCGCCGAGGCCGACGGGCGCGCCGTCGAGGTCGTCGACCTGCGCTCGCTGGCGCCCGTCGACTGGCCGACGCTGACCGCCTCGGTACGCCGCACCGGCCGCGCCGTCGTCGTCCACGAGGCGACGGTCACCGGCGGGCTCGGCGCGGAGATCGCCGCCCGGCTCACCGAGGAGTGCTTCTACCACCTGGAGGCGCCGGTCGGCCGGGTCGGCGGCTACCACACCCCGTACCCGCCGGCCCGGCTGGAGAAGGACTACCTGCCGGACCTGGACCGGATCCTTGACGCCGTCGACCGGACGTTCTCCTACGGGACGACGTCATGA